The following are from one region of the Pirellulales bacterium genome:
- a CDS encoding CorA family divalent cation transporter, translating into MAQTVNSSQPGIPNQLGKTGAPGKSALPPHWALPAKIQARVGESAGRQRAMAEEGQLLLILHAPPGPDEKTREARFFWLDAAGQWHSTLGGGQGALRNHVTQFGDKLDSLETQLQQAAVAGEYFEILQAIVPLQRTSRNLHATLQSARELLPDQRDLITVRDRAGEIERQAELLYHDAKNGLDFLVAAQGEQLALRGYEMSVAAHRLNLLAALFFPLMTVATVFGMNLRHGLEQQGNGELFWLVLGVALLLGMFLTALVAMRPLSAPRLSPSRGTGEEFSDRSYRPKPKNSVSER; encoded by the coding sequence ATGGCGCAGACAGTAAATTCCAGTCAACCGGGAATTCCCAATCAACTGGGCAAAACCGGTGCCCCGGGTAAATCCGCCCTGCCGCCGCACTGGGCGTTACCGGCGAAAATTCAAGCCCGCGTGGGGGAGAGCGCCGGTCGCCAGCGGGCGATGGCCGAGGAGGGGCAGTTATTATTGATTCTGCACGCCCCGCCAGGACCAGATGAAAAAACCCGCGAGGCGCGGTTTTTTTGGCTGGATGCCGCGGGTCAGTGGCATAGCACGCTAGGCGGGGGACAAGGGGCGCTGCGGAACCATGTAACGCAGTTTGGCGATAAGCTGGATAGCCTGGAAACGCAGTTGCAGCAGGCCGCCGTCGCCGGTGAATATTTTGAAATCTTGCAGGCGATTGTCCCGTTGCAGCGCACCTCACGCAATCTGCACGCCACCTTGCAAAGCGCGCGGGAACTGTTGCCCGATCAGCGGGATCTGATTACCGTGCGTGATCGGGCGGGTGAAATCGAGCGGCAGGCGGAATTGCTTTATCACGACGCCAAAAACGGACTTGATTTTTTAGTGGCTGCCCAGGGTGAGCAACTGGCCCTGCGCGGGTACGAGATGTCGGTGGCGGCGCATCGGCTGAATCTGCTGGCGGCGCTCTTTTTTCCCTTGATGACCGTGGCGACGGTTTTTGGGATGAATTTACGGCATGGACTGGAACAACAGGGGAACGGCGAACTTTTTTGGCTGGTGCTAGGAGTTGCACTCTTATTAGGGATGTTCTTAACGGCTTTGGTTGCGATGCGGCCGCTGTCCGCCCCGCGCCTTTCCCCATCCCGCGGCACGGGGGAAGAGTTTTCGGACAGGTCTTACCGTCCTAAGCCAAAAAACAGCGTGAGTGAGCGGTAA
- a CDS encoding ribose-phosphate pyrophosphokinase, producing MSDLKIFSGRANPDLAKRICAYLGLPLGKITLGNFPDGEISCKIDEDVRGRDIYLIQPTCPPVNENLLELLIMIDSFKRASAYRVTTVLPYFGYARQDRKDAGRVPITAKLVANIITRAGADRVLAMDLHAAQIQGFFDVPVDHLYGSPVLNDHFKTLALDMKEVVVVSADEGSIKRALGHATRLGAALAIVDKRRLSADVTKQENIIGASVDGKIALMFDDMISTGSSICGAARVIHQHGAREIHVAATHGVLCGPAISRIAESPIASVVITDTIPLDPAKSIPKIKVLSVSVLLGQAIKRIHRNESVSMLFT from the coding sequence ATGAGTGATTTGAAAATTTTTAGCGGCCGGGCCAATCCCGACTTGGCCAAGCGGATCTGCGCCTATTTGGGCTTGCCCCTGGGAAAAATCACGCTGGGAAATTTTCCCGACGGCGAAATCTCTTGCAAAATTGACGAGGACGTGCGCGGACGGGATATTTATCTGATTCAACCAACTTGCCCGCCGGTCAACGAAAACCTGCTGGAGTTGTTGATCATGATCGACAGCTTTAAACGGGCGAGCGCTTATCGCGTGACGACCGTGTTGCCATATTTTGGCTATGCCCGGCAGGACCGCAAGGACGCCGGTCGCGTCCCCATCACGGCCAAGCTGGTGGCAAATATCATCACCCGGGCGGGGGCGGACCGGGTGTTGGCGATGGACCTGCACGCCGCCCAGATTCAAGGGTTTTTTGACGTGCCGGTGGACCACCTGTACGGGTCCCCGGTCTTGAATGACCACTTTAAGACACTGGCGCTGGACATGAAGGAAGTGGTGGTGGTGAGCGCCGACGAGGGGAGCATCAAACGGGCGCTGGGGCATGCCACGCGGTTGGGGGCGGCCTTGGCGATTGTGGATAAACGCCGCTTAAGCGCGGACGTCACCAAACAAGAAAATATCATCGGCGCTTCGGTCGATGGCAAGATCGCGCTCATGTTTGACGACATGATCAGCACGGGTTCCAGCATTTGCGGCGCCGCCCGGGTCATCCATCAGCACGGCGCGCGGGAAATCCACGTCGCCGCCACGCATGGCGTCCTGTGCGGTCCAGCGATCAGCCGAATTGCCGAATCGCCGATCGCCTCGGTCGTCATTACCGACACCATTCCCCTGGATCCCGCCAAATCCATTCCCAAGATCAAAGTTCTATCCGTCTCGGTTTTGCTAGGCCAGGCGATTAAGCGGATTCATCGCAACGAGAGCGTCAGCATGCTCTTTACCTGA
- a CDS encoding NTP transferase domain-containing protein, whose product MPAPNLIAVVLAAGKGTRMKSDLPKVLVPVLGRPMIEYVLDTLRRAGVAQTIAVIGYRAADVRQTLGNQPKLTFVEQTEQLGTGHAVMMARQALASHPDAAVLVVAGDSPMARADSIQELFAEYLRLRPACLLGTARRENPHGLGRIVRDQAGNFTGIVEEKDATPEQRQITEVNMSCYLFHCADLLGALDLLGNNNAQREYYLTDVPGILLGQGKSVQALAVLKPSEALSINTPEELLAVEAALREHE is encoded by the coding sequence ATGCCTGCACCCAATTTGATTGCCGTTGTCCTGGCCGCGGGAAAGGGGACGCGCATGAAATCCGACCTGCCAAAGGTGCTGGTTCCCGTGCTGGGCCGGCCCATGATCGAATACGTGCTGGACACACTGCGGCGGGCGGGGGTGGCCCAGACGATTGCGGTGATCGGCTACCGGGCCGCGGATGTCCGGCAGACCCTGGGGAACCAGCCGAAACTGACATTTGTCGAACAAACAGAGCAACTGGGGACCGGACATGCGGTTATGATGGCCCGCCAGGCCCTGGCCTCTCATCCCGACGCGGCGGTGTTGGTGGTGGCGGGGGATTCCCCTATGGCGCGGGCGGATTCGATCCAGGAACTTTTTGCCGAGTATCTGCGTCTGCGTCCGGCATGCCTGTTGGGAACGGCGCGGCGGGAAAACCCGCACGGCTTGGGGCGCATCGTGCGGGACCAGGCGGGAAATTTTACCGGCATTGTCGAGGAAAAAGACGCCACCCCCGAACAGCGGCAAATCACCGAAGTGAACATGAGCTGCTACTTGTTTCACTGCGCGGATCTGCTGGGGGCATTGGACCTACTGGGCAACAACAACGCCCAGCGGGAATATTATTTGACCGATGTGCCGGGCATCCTACTAGGCCAGGGAAAATCCGTGCAAGCCCTGGCGGTGCTCAAGCCCAGCGAAGCCCTGAGCATTAACACTCCCGAGGAACTGCTGGCGGTTGAAGCCGCGCTGCGTGAACATGAGTGA
- a CDS encoding PEP-CTERM sorting domain-containing protein encodes MNVSYDALRRAGSWGFLVAALSWCASTASAGVISGVTIFGPQPATGPGLGVVAIPAINTINIDNDNVPAPGVGDNNIAVPLKRFDFNDYIDIEFRVAPTNGVTEYTLFESVDNNTFVPWNTYTMVLGYGTGAGFVQSVPGDGLDFDNPTYDTPPSTNGGLTTILAPDEDTLVFTGGIHGLGAQSYVVRIDVPNIPTFPNFSNFTIRQYPTPVPEPGTWALLGLGVVGLAGYGLRRKQQAV; translated from the coding sequence ATGAACGTTTCTTATGACGCGCTGCGGCGCGCGGGCAGTTGGGGCTTTCTGGTCGCCGCACTCTCTTGGTGCGCTTCGACCGCATCCGCTGGTGTCATTAGCGGGGTAACCATTTTTGGTCCCCAGCCAGCCACCGGACCCGGTTTAGGTGTTGTGGCCATTCCCGCCATCAATACCATCAACATCGACAATGACAATGTCCCCGCTCCCGGCGTGGGGGACAACAACATTGCCGTCCCGCTCAAGCGTTTCGATTTTAATGATTATATCGACATTGAATTTAGAGTCGCGCCGACTAATGGCGTAACCGAATACACGTTGTTTGAATCCGTCGATAACAACACGTTCGTACCCTGGAACACTTACACCATGGTCTTGGGCTACGGCACCGGCGCCGGGTTTGTCCAGTCTGTCCCGGGCGACGGGTTGGACTTTGACAATCCTACCTATGATACTCCTCCTTCGACCAATGGCGGTTTGACGACGATTCTCGCGCCCGACGAGGACACCTTGGTCTTTACCGGTGGCATCCATGGCCTGGGTGCCCAAAGCTATGTCGTTCGGATTGACGTGCCGAACATCCCTACGTTCCCCAACTTTAGCAACTTTACCATTCGCCAGTACCCCACTCCTGTGCCAGAACCGGGCACCTGGGCATTGTTGGGCCTGGGCGTGGTCGGCCTTGCTGGATACGGCCTGCGCCGCAAGCAACAGGCTGTCTAG
- a CDS encoding DUF1501 domain-containing protein yields MPAKPDHNLPNSPFPLPSPTTGTSAAAQLARRWFLRECGVGLGSMALGSLLAQSGYTVEAAEANPQTSASGKASPLAPRAPHFAPRAKRVIYMFQAGGPSHLELFDYKPKLAEWDGKLPPPELLKGYRAAFIHPNSALLGPRYKFAQHGQSGNWLSEILPHTAAIADDICIIRSLHTDAVNHAPAQILMNTGSQQFGRPSFGAWTIYGLGSEATELPGYVVLSSANGTSGGAGNWGCGFLPTVYTGVPFRGTGDPVLYLSSPRGFDSTLQRESLDSLRKLNEMQSAVTGDPEIAARIEAYEMAYRMQTSAPELMDLRQETKDTLDMYGADPKQPSYARNCLLARRLIERGVRFVQLLHEAWDQHGDLKNGVKRNCEATDKASAALVRDLKQRGLLEDTLVVWGGEFGRTPMVQGGNDGRDHHNRSYSIWLAGGGIKPGITWGETDEFGFNVARDGVHVHDLNATLLHLLGMDHTKLTYRSQGRDFRLTDVHGEVVKGILA; encoded by the coding sequence ATGCCAGCAAAGCCAGATCACAATTTACCTAATTCCCCCTTCCCGCTCCCCTCCCCCACCACGGGCACAAGCGCGGCCGCGCAACTTGCCCGGCGGTGGTTTCTGCGGGAATGCGGCGTCGGTCTGGGATCAATGGCCCTGGGTTCGCTCTTGGCCCAATCAGGTTATACCGTGGAAGCAGCCGAGGCCAATCCCCAGACATCAGCCTCGGGCAAGGCGTCTCCCCTGGCCCCCCGCGCGCCGCATTTTGCTCCCCGTGCCAAGCGCGTGATTTATATGTTTCAGGCGGGCGGGCCTAGTCATCTCGAACTGTTTGATTACAAGCCAAAATTAGCCGAATGGGACGGCAAATTGCCCCCGCCAGAACTGCTCAAAGGATACCGCGCGGCCTTTATCCACCCCAATTCGGCATTACTCGGACCCCGGTACAAATTTGCCCAACATGGCCAGTCGGGGAATTGGCTGAGCGAGATTTTGCCCCATACGGCGGCTATTGCCGATGACATTTGCATTATCCGTTCGCTGCATACCGACGCCGTCAACCACGCTCCGGCTCAAATTCTGATGAACACCGGTTCGCAGCAATTTGGGCGTCCCAGCTTTGGAGCCTGGACCATCTATGGCCTGGGGAGCGAAGCGACCGAACTTCCCGGCTATGTGGTGCTTAGTTCGGCAAATGGGACCAGCGGCGGGGCGGGAAATTGGGGCTGCGGATTCTTGCCGACGGTCTACACGGGTGTGCCTTTTCGCGGGACGGGGGACCCGGTGTTGTATCTTTCCAGCCCACGGGGCTTTGACAGTACGCTACAGCGGGAATCGCTGGATTCGCTGCGCAAGTTAAATGAAATGCAGTCGGCGGTAACGGGAGACCCGGAAATTGCTGCCCGGATCGAAGCGTATGAAATGGCGTATCGCATGCAGACCAGCGCGCCTGAACTAATGGACCTGCGGCAAGAGACTAAAGACACCTTGGACATGTATGGCGCTGACCCCAAACAGCCATCGTATGCGCGGAATTGCCTTTTGGCCCGGAGGCTGATCGAACGTGGTGTCCGGTTTGTGCAATTGCTACACGAAGCTTGGGACCAGCATGGTGACCTAAAGAACGGCGTCAAACGGAACTGCGAAGCTACCGATAAAGCCAGCGCCGCCCTGGTCCGAGATCTGAAACAACGGGGACTCCTAGAGGACACCCTGGTTGTGTGGGGAGGCGAATTTGGCCGCACGCCCATGGTCCAGGGGGGGAATGACGGCCGCGACCACCACAATCGCTCTTACTCCATTTGGCTGGCGGGGGGCGGGATTAAACCGGGGATCACTTGGGGAGAAACGGACGAATTTGGGTTTAATGTCGCCCGTGACGGCGTGCATGTCCACGACTTAAACGCAACTTTGTTGCATTTGCTGGGGATGGACCACACCAAATTAACATATCGCTCCCAGGGACGGGATTTTCGTTTAACGGATGTGCATGGCGAAGTTGTCAAGGGAATATTGGCATAG
- a CDS encoding PSD1 and planctomycete cytochrome C domain-containing protein produces the protein MQMSSLLLMNTAELASSGVVRFFRDKLFAGMAVIVLLCAGTTCLGETPQPSSTPLKPIDFATQILPILQDRCMKCHDDRQKQGGLRLDVKSNTFAGGESGEPAIVPGKSAASPLLARIMRTDKDSAMPPDGEGDPLSAEQISLIRDWIEQGANWPDELSKSTKVDHWAFQAPVRPALPDVNAFTAAEKTAFGSLENPIDALVAIRLRQNGLQPAPQADRATLLRRLSLDLTGLPPTIAELDAFLADSAPEAYEKQVERLLASPHFGERWARWWLDAARYSDTDGYEKDLPRIQWPWRDWVIRALNRDLPYDQFIIQQLAGDIIARRQAEKLTPAEIQDLRVATGFLRNSMVSEEGAIIYEQYRLEGLFDRMDCLGKAVLGVTLQCAQCHTHKFDPIRHEEYYKLLAYLNNDYEAFNHVYSADEQAKIAELQRDIAATADSFRAAVADWAERLANWEQTQRDQRVAWQPLKGTDAIWEGGLAHPEILTDASILTLGFRPTTGELRVTAPHPAGKVTALRLEALLQGDLPFNGPGRSIKGTFAISELEIEQRPAGTQDAWTRIPIKSVTADFAEAERPLEEFFRKGNDDKRVVGPASFLADGKEDTAWGCDRGPGRRHTESTAVLTLGEGNGVTFDKPVELRVTLKYRHGGNDAHGRHNQFLGRFRLSVTDQPAAANDTLSQSFAAMLSKNPSERAPAEQATIFAAWLASARDSLASEDQSPFAQAVLGTTDKIAAFWRDYPEGTSVLNLAVREGVWQRQTPVYQRGDWQKPGRTVAAGTPAFLHPLASTTPADRLELATWLVDRRSPTTARVAVNRVWQTLFGQGLVDTPEDFGVRASLPHQPELLDWLAVEFMEPSLALPLPLGEGRGEGSSALPLLPTEGRREGAWSLKRLLRLIVLSRTYRQSSAASRELLDRDPTNRLLARGPRFRLESEVIRDVAISAAGLRHDQIGGPSFFPPVPDSLFSQSYLAIDFWKTATAPERYRRSLYMFRRRSMPDPVMASFDAPTGETACVRRPRSNTPLAALTSLNETVFVEAAQALALRVLREAPADDAARTVHLFRLCTARTPQEPEIAEIARLMAQARARIADGWVIPREIAFGANGDIPPLPENVTPADVAAWTVAARIVLNLDETLSKN, from the coding sequence ATGCAAATGAGTAGTCTTTTATTGATGAATACTGCCGAGTTGGCTAGTTCCGGGGTAGTACGATTTTTTCGTGACAAACTATTCGCCGGGATGGCGGTTATTGTGTTGCTATGCGCGGGAACAACTTGTCTGGGTGAAACTCCCCAGCCAAGTTCTACCCCCTTAAAACCCATCGACTTTGCCACGCAAATTCTGCCGATCCTGCAAGATCGCTGTATGAAGTGCCACGACGACCGTCAAAAACAAGGGGGCCTCAGGCTCGATGTCAAATCCAACACGTTCGCCGGAGGGGAATCGGGCGAACCGGCGATTGTTCCCGGCAAAAGCGCCGCCAGCCCCCTGTTGGCCAGGATCATGCGGACCGATAAAGACTCCGCCATGCCACCCGACGGAGAGGGAGATCCCCTGTCCGCCGAGCAAATCTCGCTTATCCGCGATTGGATCGAGCAAGGGGCCAACTGGCCGGACGAACTTAGCAAATCAACCAAAGTCGACCATTGGGCGTTCCAAGCTCCCGTTAGACCGGCTTTACCGGACGTCAACGCTTTCACCGCCGCCGAAAAAACCGCGTTTGGCAGCCTAGAGAATCCTATCGATGCCCTGGTGGCGATCCGCTTGCGGCAAAACGGTTTGCAGCCCGCTCCCCAGGCGGATCGGGCGACGTTGCTCCGGCGATTGTCATTGGATTTGACGGGTTTGCCGCCGACGATTGCCGAGTTAGACGCCTTTTTAGCGGATAGCGCTCCGGAAGCGTACGAAAAGCAGGTCGAGCGGCTATTGGCCTCGCCCCATTTTGGCGAGCGTTGGGCCCGTTGGTGGTTGGACGCCGCCCGCTATTCCGACACCGACGGTTACGAAAAAGACTTGCCCCGTATTCAGTGGCCCTGGCGGGATTGGGTGATCCGCGCGCTCAACCGGGATTTGCCCTACGATCAATTTATTATTCAGCAACTGGCGGGAGACATTATCGCCCGGCGCCAAGCGGAAAAACTGACCCCGGCGGAGATTCAGGACTTGCGCGTGGCGACCGGTTTTTTGCGAAACAGCATGGTCAGCGAAGAAGGGGCGATCATCTATGAGCAATACCGCCTCGAGGGTCTGTTTGACCGGATGGATTGCTTGGGCAAAGCGGTGCTGGGCGTGACGCTCCAATGCGCTCAATGCCATACGCACAAATTTGACCCGATCCGCCACGAAGAATATTACAAACTACTGGCGTATCTCAATAACGATTACGAGGCCTTCAACCACGTTTATTCAGCGGATGAACAAGCCAAAATCGCTGAGTTGCAGCGTGATATCGCCGCTACGGCGGATTCCTTTCGCGCGGCGGTTGCGGATTGGGCGGAAAGATTGGCCAATTGGGAGCAAACCCAGCGCGACCAGCGCGTCGCATGGCAACCGCTGAAGGGGACGGACGCCATCTGGGAAGGGGGCCTGGCCCATCCCGAGATCTTGACCGATGCCTCGATTTTGACGTTGGGCTTTCGCCCGACGACGGGGGAATTACGGGTGACAGCGCCCCACCCGGCGGGCAAAGTGACCGCGCTGCGCCTGGAGGCGCTATTGCAGGGAGATTTGCCTTTTAACGGTCCGGGTCGCAGCATCAAAGGGACGTTTGCCATTAGTGAACTAGAGATCGAACAGCGTCCCGCGGGGACGCAAGATGCTTGGACGCGGATACCGATCAAATCCGTGACGGCGGATTTTGCCGAGGCGGAACGTCCCTTGGAAGAATTCTTTCGCAAAGGAAACGATGACAAACGCGTGGTCGGACCAGCTAGCTTTTTAGCCGATGGCAAGGAAGATACCGCCTGGGGGTGCGATCGGGGACCGGGACGGCGGCATACCGAGTCCACCGCGGTCTTGACACTGGGCGAGGGAAACGGCGTGACCTTTGACAAACCGGTCGAACTGCGGGTCACCTTAAAATATCGACACGGCGGCAACGACGCCCATGGTCGGCATAATCAATTTTTGGGGCGATTTCGGCTGAGCGTGACGGATCAACCCGCTGCGGCTAATGACACGCTAAGTCAGTCATTCGCGGCGATGCTGTCAAAAAATCCCAGCGAGCGCGCACCGGCGGAACAGGCGACGATTTTTGCGGCTTGGTTGGCTAGCGCCCGTGATTCCCTGGCCAGTGAGGATCAATCCCCTTTTGCGCAGGCTGTTCTCGGAACCACCGACAAAATCGCCGCGTTCTGGCGGGATTATCCCGAGGGAACATCGGTTTTAAATTTGGCTGTTCGCGAGGGGGTCTGGCAACGTCAAACTCCCGTCTATCAACGTGGCGACTGGCAAAAACCCGGTCGAACAGTCGCGGCGGGAACGCCCGCATTTTTGCATCCGCTAGCGTCAACAACCCCGGCGGACCGATTGGAACTGGCAACATGGCTCGTGGATCGGCGCTCTCCCACGACTGCGCGGGTGGCGGTAAATCGTGTCTGGCAGACGCTTTTTGGCCAGGGTTTGGTTGACACGCCGGAGGATTTTGGCGTGCGGGCTAGCCTCCCCCATCAGCCGGAACTACTGGACTGGCTAGCCGTGGAGTTCATGGAACCTTCCTTAGCACTCCCTCTCCCCCTGGGAGAGGGCCGGGGTGAGGGTTCCTCAGCTCTCCCTCTCCTTCCGACAGAGGGCCGGCGTGAGGGAGCTTGGTCGCTCAAACGCCTGTTACGACTCATTGTACTTTCCCGAACTTACCGCCAATCTTCCGCTGCAAGTAGGGAATTGCTCGACCGTGATCCGACCAACCGACTTTTGGCGCGGGGGCCGCGATTTCGGCTAGAGTCCGAGGTGATTCGCGATGTAGCGATTTCCGCGGCTGGTTTGCGGCATGACCAAATCGGCGGACCAAGCTTTTTTCCACCGGTCCCAGACAGTTTATTTTCCCAAAGTTATCTGGCGATCGACTTTTGGAAGACCGCCACGGCTCCCGAGCGTTACCGTCGCAGCTTGTATATGTTTCGTCGTCGTTCCATGCCCGATCCGGTCATGGCTAGCTTTGACGCTCCCACGGGCGAGACCGCCTGTGTGCGGCGGCCCCGGTCAAATACGCCCCTGGCGGCCTTGACCAGTCTTAACGAAACAGTCTTTGTCGAGGCGGCCCAGGCACTGGCGTTGCGGGTGCTGCGCGAGGCTCCGGCGGATGACGCCGCCCGCACGGTGCATCTGTTTCGCCTCTGTACCGCCCGGACGCCCCAAGAACCAGAAATTGCCGAAATCGCCCGCTTAATGGCCCAGGCCCGCGCGCGCATCGCTGACGGTTGGGTGATCCCCCGTGAAATTGCCTTTGGGGCAAATGGTGATATTCCGCCGCTACCGGAAAATGTGACCCCCGCCGATGTCGCGGCCTGGACGGTCGCGGCCCGCATTGTGTTAAACCTTGACGAGACTCTTTCCAAAAATTGA
- the queG gene encoding tRNA epoxyqueuosine(34) reductase QueG gives MALTLDLADVAKQLKSAAGELGFVLSGITPAATPPGYDALQAWLAAGYAGEMHYFAERLPAYRDLNLVLPGASSLLLLAMPYLPASDTPPPEGAGRVASYAWGVDYHQELWRRLDTLCELLRTLVPGCRCRGVTDSAPLLEREFAQLAGLGWIGKNTLLLNRDYGSWFFLAALVSDVPLPADQPFAADHCGTCTACLTACPTNAFVQPYVLDATRCISYLTIETRTALSETDRQRIGDWLWGCDICQMVCPWNNKVPSTTDPAWQPPAGGPAVELGELFYWTDEQFATRFRHTPLWRAKRRGLLRNAAIVLANQGETRAIPALTQGTADPDELVRAVSAWAIEKLQSKSLPGP, from the coding sequence GTGGCTCTGACCCTCGACCTTGCCGATGTCGCCAAACAGCTAAAGTCCGCTGCGGGCGAGCTGGGCTTTGTCTTATCGGGCATCACCCCCGCAGCGACTCCCCCGGGGTATGACGCGCTGCAAGCCTGGCTGGCGGCGGGTTATGCTGGCGAGATGCACTACTTTGCCGAGCGTCTGCCGGCCTATCGGGATCTTAATCTGGTTCTGCCCGGCGCGAGTAGCTTGCTGCTGTTGGCTATGCCCTATCTGCCGGCATCGGACACACCTCCGCCGGAAGGAGCGGGACGCGTCGCCAGCTATGCCTGGGGCGTCGATTATCACCAAGAGTTATGGCGGCGGCTGGATACGCTATGCGAGTTATTGCGCACCCTTGTCCCAGGCTGCCGCTGCCGCGGTGTGACCGACTCCGCCCCGCTGCTTGAACGAGAGTTTGCCCAACTGGCCGGATTGGGCTGGATAGGCAAAAACACGCTGTTACTCAACCGCGATTACGGCAGTTGGTTTTTTCTGGCGGCGCTCGTCAGCGATGTGCCGCTTCCCGCGGATCAGCCGTTTGCCGCGGATCACTGCGGGACCTGCACCGCGTGCCTGACCGCCTGCCCCACCAATGCCTTTGTCCAACCGTATGTGCTGGACGCCACCCGCTGTATCAGTTACCTGACTATCGAAACCCGCACCGCGCTGTCCGAAACCGACCGCCAGCGCATTGGCGACTGGCTTTGGGGCTGCGATATTTGCCAAATGGTCTGCCCCTGGAATAACAAAGTCCCTTCCACCACCGACCCCGCCTGGCAACCACCGGCTGGCGGACCAGCCGTGGAACTAGGGGAGCTGTTTTATTGGACGGACGAGCAATTTGCCACACGCTTTCGCCATACCCCCCTTTGGCGGGCCAAACGCCGGGGACTGCTGCGCAACGCGGCCATCGTCCTGGCCAATCAGGGGGAAACACGGGCCATCCCCGCGCTAACACAGGGTACCGCCGACCCGGATGAACTCGTCCGCGCGGTCTCCGCCTGGGCGATCGAAAAACTGCAATCAAAATCACTGCCTGGACCCTAG
- the tatC gene encoding twin-arginine translocase subunit TatC, giving the protein MMRPQHDDLFQDSTMTFGEHLEELRGALVRAGLGLVVGLLIGCYFGNNVVAFIQTPLIRALETYYQEQSLIDIRQINGTVTPEQAAALIDWDMVFELVYVEKDALRRLILDETATDISALPIFQPADPAANQSAELTAFAQTIAALQRVQSRLPAHLRGEFQWRVDQPAASLDRFGELILGIHKLLRQPDLYTPAAFPGLSEEMRSQGQKLSTLTPYEVEQFNRRILVAAYPRLAAHYRPQLSPMLIWRSVKNDNRLKPKSLNVQEGFMIWFQASLLLAVVISSPWVFYQLWTFVAAGLYPHERSYVYIFLPFSLGLFLLGASTAFFFVFDPVLEFLLDFNRSLGIDPDPRINEWLGFALLLPLGFGISFQLPLVMLFLQRIGIVTVEMYLEKWRIAILVITVLSAVLTPADPYSIFLLMIPLILLYFGGIGLCMLWPKTRRDGAGF; this is encoded by the coding sequence ATGATGCGTCCGCAGCACGACGATTTATTCCAAGATAGCACGATGACCTTTGGGGAACACCTGGAGGAACTGCGCGGGGCCTTGGTGCGCGCGGGGCTAGGCTTGGTCGTGGGACTGTTGATCGGCTGCTACTTTGGGAACAATGTGGTGGCGTTTATTCAAACGCCACTGATCCGCGCGCTCGAGACCTATTACCAAGAGCAGTCGCTGATCGATATTCGCCAGATCAACGGCACGGTCACGCCGGAGCAAGCCGCAGCGTTGATCGACTGGGACATGGTCTTTGAACTGGTTTATGTGGAAAAGGACGCGCTGCGTCGGTTGATCCTGGACGAGACAGCCACGGATATTAGCGCGTTGCCGATTTTTCAGCCCGCCGATCCGGCGGCGAACCAGTCGGCGGAGTTGACCGCTTTTGCCCAGACCATAGCCGCCCTGCAACGCGTCCAGTCGCGGTTGCCCGCGCATTTACGCGGGGAATTTCAGTGGCGGGTCGATCAACCGGCGGCTTCGCTGGACCGCTTTGGGGAATTAATCCTGGGGATTCACAAATTGCTGCGCCAGCCCGATCTGTACACGCCAGCGGCGTTTCCCGGCTTGAGCGAGGAAATGCGGTCCCAAGGCCAAAAGCTCTCCACGCTGACACCCTACGAGGTCGAGCAGTTTAACCGCCGAATCTTGGTCGCCGCGTACCCCCGGCTGGCGGCCCATTATCGACCGCAACTCTCGCCGATGCTTATCTGGCGGTCGGTAAAAAATGACAACCGGCTAAAGCCCAAAAGCCTGAACGTCCAAGAAGGCTTTATGATCTGGTTTCAAGCCTCTTTATTATTGGCTGTTGTGATTTCCAGCCCCTGGGTGTTTTATCAGCTTTGGACATTCGTGGCGGCCGGTTTGTACCCCCACGAACGCAGTTACGTTTATATTTTTCTGCCGTTCAGCCTGGGGCTGTTTTTACTAGGGGCCTCCACCGCGTTTTTCTTTGTCTTTGATCCGGTGCTGGAGTTTTTGCTCGACTTTAATCGATCGTTGGGGATCGATCCCGACCCGCGCATTAACGAATGGCTGGGTTTTGCGTTGTTGCTGCCGTTGGGTTTTGGGATCAGCTTTCAACTGCCGCTAGTGATGCTGTTCTTGCAGCGGATCGGCATCGTCACAGTCGAGATGTATCTGGAAAAATGGCGGATTGCGATTTTAGTCATTACAGTATTATCGGCGGTGCTGACCCCCGCGGACCCCTACTCCATCTTTTTATTGATGATACCGCTCATTCTGCTCTATTTTGGCGGGATAGGCCTGTGTATGCTGTGGCCCAAGACGCGGCGAGATGGGGCCGGTTTTTAG